Proteins encoded in a region of the Rutidosis leptorrhynchoides isolate AG116_Rl617_1_P2 chromosome 9, CSIRO_AGI_Rlap_v1, whole genome shotgun sequence genome:
- the LOC139866976 gene encoding transcription factor bHLH80-like, which yields MQPTTGGGLSRFRSAPATWLEALLESEEEAEDVIIDPPKPPLITSQTSTAATSATTPPPPPASAGYGDPNPNMFLPNPISLRQNSSPAEFLSQINNHHDAFISNYSTPNFDDYSFSSSRDVSLDEQRHKFTTQLSGDQSALLDVEMDKLLGDSVPCRVRAKRGCATHPRSIAERVRRTRISDRIRKLQELVPNMDKQTNTADMLEEAVEYVKFLQKQIQGLREHRDQCTCSVKD from the exons ATGCAACCGACAACCGGCGGTGGTTTATCCAGATTCCGTTCAGCTCCGGCGACATGGCTAGAAGCACTACTTGAATCCGAAGAAGAAGCAGAAGATGTTATAATTGATCCACCAAAACCTCCATTAATAACATCTCAAACTTCAACTGCAGCAACATCCGCTAcaactcctcctcctcctcctgccTCCGCCGGTTACGGTGATCCTAATCCTAATATGTTTTTACCTAATCCTATTAGTCTCCGGCAAAACAGTTCGCCGGCTGAATTTCTTTCTCAGATCAATAATCATCATGATGCGTTTATCTCCAATTATTCGACGCCTAATTTTGATGATTATTCGTTTTCGAGTTCTCGTGACGTCAGTTTAGATGAACAACGACATAAGTTCACTACGCAGCTG AGTGGAGATCAGAGTGCGTTATTGGATGTTGAGATGGACAAGCTGCTGGGGGATTCAGTGCCGTGTAGAGTACGAGCTAAGCGCGGTTGTGCAACTCATCCACGGAGTATTGCAGAGagg GTTAGGAGGACTAGAATCAGTGACAGGATAAGGAAGCTTCAAGAATTGGTTCCAAATATGGATAAG CAAACCAATACAGCAGACATGCTAGAAGAGGCGGTTGAGTATGTCAAGTTTTTACAGAAACAAATTCAG GGACTTAGGGAGCATCGAGACCAATGCACATGCTCAGTTAAGGATTGA